One genomic region from Myripristis murdjan chromosome 7, fMyrMur1.1, whole genome shotgun sequence encodes:
- the LOC115362398 gene encoding proliferation-associated protein 2G4-like, with translation MSGDDDSQEHTIADDLVVTKYKMGAEIANQAMKAVVEAAKAGVSVLSLCEKGDAFIMTETGKVFKREKDMKKGIAFPTSVSVNNCVCHYSPLKSDPEVILKDGDLVKIDLGVHVDGFISNVAHSFVVGVTKEAPLTGRKADVLKAAHLCSEAALRLVKPGNQNSQVTEAWNKIAKSFKCSPIEGMLSHQLKQHIIDGEKTIIQNPTDQQRKDHEKAEFEVHEVYAVDVLISTGEGKAKDGGQRTTIYKREPNKVYGLKMKTSRMFFSEVERRFDAMPFTLRAFEDEAKARLGVVECAKHELLQPFNVLHEKEGEFVAQFKFTVLLMANGPLRITNSLFDPDLYKSEHEVDDPELKALLQSSASRKTQKKKKKKASKTVETATGQQVETEAAE, from the exons ATGTCTGGAGATGACGATTCACAGGAGCACACTATCGCCGACGACCTGGTGGTCACAAAATACAAGATGGGCGCTGAGATCGCAAACC AGGCCATGAAGGCTGTGGTGGAGGCGGCTAAGGCAGGAGTGTCTGTGCTCAGCCTCTGCGAAAAGGGAGATGCCTTCATCATGACAGAAACTGGGAAAGTCTTCAAGAGGGAGAAGGACATGAAGAAAG GTATCGCCTTTCCGACAAGCGTGTCTGTTAACAACTGTGTATGCCATTACTCCCCTCTGAAGAGTGACCCTGAGGTTATATTGAAGGATGGGGACCTTGTCAAAAT TGATCTGGGTGTGCATGTCGATGGCTTCATCTCAAACGTGGCTCACAGCTTTGTTGTTGGGGTGACCAAG GAAGCGCCACTGACAGGGCGGAAGGCAGACGTTCTCAAAGCAGCTCACCTGTGCTCTGAAGCTGCTCTGCGTCTCGTCAAGCCAGGAAACCAG AACTCACAGGTCACAGAAGCCTGGAACAAGATTGCAAAGTCATTCAAGTGCTCCCCCATAGAGG GCATGCTGTCCCATCAGCTAAAACAACATATCATCGATGGGGAGAAAACGATCATCCAGAACCCAACGGACCAGCAGAG GAAGGACCATGAGAAGGCTGAGTTTGAGGTCCATGAGGTGTATGCAGTCGATGTGCTGATCAGCACTGGAGAAGGGAAG GCAAAGGATGGAGGACAGAGGACTACCATCTACAAACGAGAACCCAACAAGGTGTACGGCCTGAAGATGAAGACCTCTCGGATGTTCTTCAGTGAGGTGGAGAGGCGCTTTGATGCCATGCCTTTCACTCTGAG AGCATTTGAGGATGAGGCCAAGGCCAGGCTGGGTGTGGTGGAGTGtgccaaacatgagctgctgcagCCCTTCAACGTACTGCATGAGAAAGAGG GTGAGTTTGTAGCCCAGTTCAAGTTCACCGTGCTGCTCATGGCTAATGGACCTCTGCGGATCACAAACAGCCTGTTTGACCCAGATCTCTACAAGTCTGAGCATGAAGTGGACGACCCAGAGCTGAAG GCTTTGCTGCAAAGCTCGGCCAGCCGCAAGAcgcagaagaaaaagaaaaagaag GCTTCAAAGACCGTCGAGACTGCGACGGGACAGCAAGTGGAGACCGAAGCAGCTGAATAG